One genomic window of Cupriavidus oxalaticus includes the following:
- the pqqD gene encoding pyrroloquinoline quinone biosynthesis peptide chaperone PqqD, whose protein sequence is MTANATPDLARPLLHRTFRLQWEEAQQSWVLLYPEGMVTLNDSAAAILQRCDGGHTLDMLIDDLQSAFGVQGIAPEVHAFVKHATERGWLV, encoded by the coding sequence ATGACAGCCAACGCGACGCCAGACCTCGCCCGCCCGCTGCTGCACCGGACCTTCCGCCTGCAATGGGAAGAGGCGCAGCAGAGCTGGGTGCTGCTCTACCCGGAAGGCATGGTCACCCTCAACGACAGCGCCGCCGCGATCCTGCAGCGCTGCGACGGCGGACATACCCTCGACATGCTGATCGACGACCTGCAGTCCGCATTCGGCGTGCAGGGCATCGCCCCGGAGGTACATGCCTTTGTCAAACATGCGACCGAACGCGGCTGGCTGGTCTGA
- the pqqE gene encoding pyrroloquinoline quinone biosynthesis protein PqqE, giving the protein MRPNAAGWSDAVAAALPDSPGPPLWLLAELTYRCPLHCAFCSNPVDYARHTAELDTAQWCDVFSQARALGAVQLGLSGGEPLLRRDLEQLVRHAHGLGFYTNLVTSGVGLTDARLAALREAGLDHIQLSFQDSTRELNDFLSSTRTFDLKQRVARMIKAHGYPMVMNCVLHRHNLPHVGTIIEMALQMGAEYLELANTQYYGWAWENRLALLPTREQLLEAEAVVREYRARIGKRCQVLFVVPDYFEDRPKKCMNGWGTTFLGVAPGGTALPCHAARMLPGLALPNVTTQGLREIWRDSEAFRRFRGTAWMQEPCRSCDHREEDYGGCHCQAFLLTGDPAATDPVCERSADHGKVSEIVLQGRLAALHPRGEGEPMVFRSDGNSLRLSAARK; this is encoded by the coding sequence ATGCGACCGAACGCGGCTGGCTGGTCTGACGCCGTCGCCGCCGCCCTGCCCGACTCCCCCGGCCCGCCGCTGTGGCTGCTGGCCGAGCTGACCTACCGCTGCCCGCTGCACTGCGCCTTCTGCTCGAATCCGGTTGACTATGCCCGGCACACGGCCGAGCTCGACACCGCGCAGTGGTGCGACGTATTCAGCCAGGCACGCGCGCTGGGCGCTGTGCAGCTTGGCCTGTCCGGCGGCGAGCCGCTGCTGCGCCGGGACCTGGAACAACTGGTGCGGCATGCGCATGGCCTGGGCTTCTATACCAACCTCGTCACCTCAGGCGTTGGCCTGACCGACGCCAGGCTCGCGGCGTTGCGCGAGGCCGGGCTGGACCATATCCAGCTGTCCTTCCAGGACTCCACGCGCGAGCTCAACGACTTCCTGTCCAGCACCCGCACTTTCGACCTGAAGCAGCGCGTGGCCCGGATGATCAAGGCGCACGGCTACCCGATGGTGATGAACTGCGTACTGCACCGGCACAACCTGCCGCATGTCGGCACCATCATCGAGATGGCGCTGCAGATGGGGGCGGAATACCTGGAGCTGGCCAATACCCAGTACTACGGCTGGGCATGGGAGAACCGCCTGGCGCTGCTGCCCACGCGCGAGCAGTTGCTGGAGGCCGAGGCCGTGGTCAGGGAATACCGGGCGCGCATCGGCAAGCGGTGCCAGGTCCTGTTCGTGGTGCCCGACTACTTCGAGGACCGGCCCAAGAAGTGCATGAATGGCTGGGGCACGACCTTCCTGGGCGTGGCGCCCGGCGGGACCGCCCTGCCGTGCCATGCGGCGCGCATGCTGCCGGGGCTGGCGCTGCCGAATGTGACGACCCAGGGGTTGCGCGAGATCTGGCGCGACAGCGAGGCGTTCCGCCGCTTTCGCGGCACGGCATGGATGCAGGAACCGTGTCGGTCCTGCGACCACCGGGAGGAGGACTACGGCGGCTGCCACTGCCAGGCCTTCCTGCTGACCGGCGACCCCGCCGCGACGGATCCGGTCTGCGAGCGCTCCGCCGACCACGGCAAGGTCAGCGAGATCGTGCTGCAGGGACGGCTGGCGGCCTTGCATCCGCGTGGCGAAGGCGAGCCGATGGTGTTTCGCAGCGATGGCAACTCCCTGCGCCTGAGCGCTGCGCGCAAGTAA
- the pqqC gene encoding pyrroloquinoline-quinone synthase PqqC, with amino-acid sequence MTHPIAWSPAEFEARLRAKESGYHIHHPFNRRMAAGECSPAQIRAWVANRFYYQANIPLKDAAILSNCPDRDTRRQWIVRILDHDGTDIVPGGIEAWLRLGQAVGLERDALLDQRHVLPGVRFAVDAYVNFGRRAPWQEAVCSSLTEMFAPEIHKERLAGWPTHYPWIEAAGLDYFRSRIPLAQRDVDHGLRVTLDFFRTPEQQQRALDILQFKLDVLWSMLDAIQHAQP; translated from the coding sequence ATGACACATCCCATTGCATGGAGCCCGGCGGAGTTCGAGGCCCGCCTGCGTGCCAAGGAAAGCGGCTACCACATCCACCATCCCTTCAACCGGCGCATGGCCGCGGGGGAGTGCTCGCCCGCGCAGATCCGCGCGTGGGTGGCGAATCGCTTTTACTACCAGGCAAATATCCCGCTGAAGGATGCCGCGATCCTGTCCAACTGCCCCGACCGCGACACGCGCCGGCAGTGGATCGTGCGCATCCTCGACCATGACGGCACCGACATCGTGCCCGGCGGCATCGAGGCGTGGCTGCGGCTGGGCCAGGCCGTGGGGCTGGAGCGTGACGCGCTGCTGGACCAGCGGCACGTGCTGCCGGGCGTGCGCTTCGCCGTGGACGCCTACGTCAACTTCGGGCGCCGCGCGCCGTGGCAGGAGGCGGTGTGCTCGTCGCTGACCGAGATGTTCGCGCCGGAGATCCACAAGGAGCGCCTGGCGGGCTGGCCCACGCATTACCCGTGGATCGAGGCCGCCGGGCTGGACTATTTCCGATCGCGCATCCCGCTGGCGCAGCGCGACGTCGACCATGGCCTGCGCGTGACGCTGGATTTCTTCCGCACGCCGGAACAGCAGCAGCGCGCGCTCGACATCCTGCAGTTCAAGCTCGACGTGCTCTGGTCGATGCTCGACGCCATCCAGCACGCCCAGCCATGA
- a CDS encoding ATP-binding cassette domain-containing protein: protein MALADITATQSPQALRCESVRKAFGARVALEGVSLTVRRGEFVALLGPNGAGKTTLFQVLTGLFVADAGRVTVLGSDRQDHDMRRDPVRALARLGIVFQQPAIDLDLPVLANLRFHADLHGLPRRVATQRIARLLDDFGLAARARAPVRELSGGNRRKVELARALLHEPALLLLDEPTVGLDPASRAQLVGIARRLAAQAQAGVLWATHLVQEVEHADRVIVLDRGTVRFDGTPAALRGVAGRDDVESAFLAMTRAPATSANNTERSVPA, encoded by the coding sequence ATGGCATTGGCTGACATCACCGCCACCCAGTCACCGCAGGCGCTGCGTTGTGAGTCCGTGCGCAAGGCCTTCGGCGCCCGCGTGGCGCTCGAGGGGGTCTCGCTCACAGTGCGGCGCGGCGAGTTCGTGGCGCTGCTCGGGCCCAACGGGGCGGGCAAGACCACGCTGTTCCAGGTCCTCACCGGCCTGTTCGTCGCCGATGCCGGGCGCGTGACGGTGCTGGGCAGCGATAGGCAAGATCACGACATGCGGCGCGATCCGGTGCGCGCGCTGGCGCGCCTGGGCATCGTGTTCCAGCAGCCGGCCATCGACCTGGACCTGCCCGTGCTGGCCAACCTGCGCTTCCACGCGGACCTGCACGGACTGCCGCGCCGCGTCGCCACGCAGCGCATCGCACGGCTGCTCGATGACTTCGGCCTCGCCGCGCGGGCGCGCGCGCCGGTGCGCGAGCTATCCGGCGGTAACCGGCGCAAGGTGGAGCTGGCGCGAGCGTTGCTGCACGAACCGGCGCTGCTGCTGCTGGATGAGCCTACCGTGGGCCTCGATCCGGCTTCGCGGGCGCAGCTGGTCGGCATTGCCAGGCGGCTCGCCGCGCAGGCGCAAGCCGGTGTGCTGTGGGCCACGCACCTGGTGCAGGAGGTGGAGCACGCCGACCGCGTGATCGTGCTGGACCGCGGCACCGTGCGCTTCGACGGCACGCCGGCGGCGCTGCGCGGCGTGGCCGGGCGCGACGACGTTGAGAGCGCGTTCCTGGCCATGACGCGGGCACCGGCCACTTCTGCCAACAACACGGAAAGGAGCGTCCCGGCATGA
- a CDS encoding c-type cytochrome: MKKEWMALAAAVLLPCAAQAGTAAEMQALADKNGCFACHGMQSKLVGPGFAEVAAKYKGDNQAAGRLARKIREGGKGVWGPVPMPAHGNLGEAEAKQLAEWVLNAG; this comes from the coding sequence ATGAAGAAGGAATGGATGGCGCTGGCGGCGGCGGTGCTGCTGCCTTGCGCGGCGCAGGCGGGCACGGCGGCCGAGATGCAGGCACTGGCCGACAAGAACGGCTGCTTTGCCTGCCATGGCATGCAGTCGAAACTGGTGGGGCCGGGCTTCGCCGAAGTGGCGGCGAAATACAAGGGGGACAACCAGGCAGCCGGGCGGCTGGCCAGGAAGATCCGCGAAGGCGGCAAGGGGGTGTGGGGGCCGGTGCCGATGCCGGCGCATGGGAATCTTGGCGAGGCGGAGGCGAAGCAGCTCGCGGAGTGGGTGTTGAACGCAGGGTAG
- a CDS encoding ABC transporter substrate-binding protein codes for MTERLRSRCQAVAAAFGLLAATVQAAEVRVAVVSLAGDPRHEPRRLAQRYPGQPQGRALDGAQVAASEARFALEAMGQSLRLDAQEARSEAEVGTMVAALARQGTRFILLDLPAASVRQAAAAVRPGEALLFNVSAHDDDLRGAACSPVLLHTLPSLRMRADALMQYLAQRKWRRALLLSGPSAGDAAQRDALVQSARRFGIAWSAQRTFRLSNDPHERDQANLNLLTSGTDYDVVVVADADGEFARGVPYATQLPRPVAGASGLGAQAWHWAWERNGGPQLNRRFTRAAGRPMTGYDWAAWVAIKAIAESVARQPKAGFAAQAQALVTGKVVVDGFKGPPLSFRHWDRQLRQPVMLAHPDGVVAVAPVEGVLHPKNNLDTLGADEADTPCRAPSS; via the coding sequence ATGACTGAACGCCTGCGCTCGCGCTGCCAGGCGGTTGCCGCCGCATTTGGCCTGCTCGCGGCTACCGTGCAGGCCGCAGAGGTGCGCGTGGCGGTGGTGTCGCTGGCCGGCGATCCACGCCATGAACCCCGCCGCCTCGCGCAGCGCTATCCGGGCCAGCCGCAAGGCCGGGCACTCGACGGCGCACAGGTGGCGGCGTCGGAGGCGCGTTTCGCCTTGGAGGCGATGGGCCAGTCGCTCAGGCTCGATGCGCAGGAAGCGCGCAGCGAAGCCGAAGTCGGGACTATGGTCGCGGCACTGGCGCGGCAGGGCACGCGCTTTATCCTGCTCGACCTGCCGGCCGCGTCGGTGCGGCAGGCGGCGGCCGCCGTCAGGCCGGGCGAAGCCCTGCTGTTCAACGTCTCGGCCCATGACGACGACCTGCGCGGCGCCGCCTGTTCGCCCGTGCTGCTGCACACGCTGCCCAGCCTGCGCATGCGCGCCGACGCCCTGATGCAGTACCTGGCGCAGCGCAAGTGGCGCCGCGCGCTGCTGCTGAGCGGCCCGTCGGCGGGCGACGCGGCGCAGCGCGACGCGCTGGTCCAGTCCGCGCGCCGCTTCGGCATCGCGTGGTCGGCGCAACGGACGTTCAGGCTGTCCAACGATCCGCACGAACGCGATCAGGCCAACCTGAACCTGCTGACCAGCGGCACCGACTACGACGTGGTGGTGGTCGCCGATGCCGACGGCGAGTTTGCCCGCGGCGTGCCCTATGCCACGCAGCTGCCGCGCCCCGTGGCGGGTGCCAGCGGCCTCGGCGCCCAGGCCTGGCACTGGGCCTGGGAGCGCAATGGCGGGCCGCAGCTCAACCGGCGCTTCACGCGCGCGGCGGGGCGCCCGATGACGGGCTACGACTGGGCCGCATGGGTGGCCATCAAGGCGATCGCGGAAAGCGTGGCAAGGCAGCCGAAGGCCGGCTTTGCCGCGCAGGCACAGGCGCTGGTCACCGGCAAGGTGGTGGTGGACGGCTTCAAGGGCCCGCCGCTGTCGTTCCGGCACTGGGACCGCCAGTTGCGCCAGCCGGTCATGCTGGCGCACCCCGACGGCGTCGTTGCCGTGGCACCGGTGGAAGGCGTGCTGCACCCGAAGAACAACCTCGACACCCTGGGCGCGGACGAGGCCGACACCCCGTGCCGCGCCCCGTCCTCGTAA
- a CDS encoding PQQ-dependent catabolism-associated beta-propeller protein, translated as MNKMPSPKWFAITLLLVTALLVAAGLAEAARVATGQVFVSSEKDDAIAAFDARSRQQLAVWRQCKRPRHLQLSPDRARLYVACSDDHRVDVVDVASRKTLASLPVGDDPELFDLSLDGRMLYVSNEEDGLLSAYDTASGRRVFAVKVGEEPEGVKVSADGKRVYVTSEVANLVHVIDVATRKVVSNIQVGNRPRRLLLLRDGKELWVSNELSASVSVIRTDTLEVAHTIHFTPRGFRAGDVTPVGMAASSDGTRAYVGLGRANHVAVVDVASRRVLDYVLVGRRAWGLALSRDNARLYVANGLSDDVSVVDAASGKAIATLRAGRVPHSVAIDD; from the coding sequence ATGAACAAGATGCCATCGCCCAAGTGGTTCGCCATCACGCTGCTGCTGGTGACGGCATTGCTGGTGGCCGCCGGGCTGGCCGAAGCGGCGCGCGTGGCCACTGGCCAGGTGTTCGTGTCGAGCGAGAAGGACGATGCCATTGCCGCCTTCGATGCGCGCAGCCGGCAGCAGCTGGCCGTGTGGCGCCAGTGCAAGCGGCCGCGCCACCTGCAGCTCTCGCCCGATCGTGCGCGCCTGTATGTAGCCTGCAGCGACGACCACCGCGTCGACGTGGTCGACGTGGCCAGCCGCAAGACGCTGGCTTCGCTGCCGGTGGGCGACGACCCTGAGCTGTTCGACCTGAGCCTGGACGGCCGCATGCTCTATGTCTCGAACGAAGAGGATGGCCTGCTCTCGGCCTACGACACCGCTTCGGGCAGGCGCGTGTTCGCGGTCAAGGTGGGCGAGGAGCCGGAGGGCGTCAAGGTCAGCGCGGACGGCAAGCGGGTCTACGTGACCTCGGAGGTGGCCAACCTGGTCCACGTGATCGACGTGGCCACGCGCAAGGTGGTGAGCAATATCCAGGTCGGCAACCGGCCGCGCCGGCTGCTGCTGTTGCGCGACGGCAAGGAGTTGTGGGTCTCGAACGAGCTGTCCGCCAGCGTCAGCGTGATCCGCACCGATACGCTGGAGGTGGCCCATACCATCCACTTCACGCCGCGGGGCTTCCGCGCCGGGGATGTGACCCCGGTGGGGATGGCGGCCAGCAGCGACGGCACGCGTGCCTATGTCGGGCTCGGGCGTGCCAATCACGTGGCGGTGGTGGACGTGGCGTCGCGCCGGGTGCTGGACTATGTGCTGGTCGGCCGGCGCGCTTGGGGGCTGGCGCTGAGCCGCGACAACGCCAGGCTCTATGTCGCCAACGGCCTGTCGGACGATGTCAGCGTGGTGGATGCCGCCAGCGGCAAGGCGATCGCAACCCTCAGGGCGGGCCGGGTGCCGCACTCGGTAGCGATCGATGACTGA
- the pqqB gene encoding pyrroloquinoline quinone biosynthesis protein PqqB, translated as MTTIRVLGSAAGGGFPQWNCNCHNCDGVRRGTVRATPRTQSSIALFGDGPDAILVNASPDILQQLRQTPALQPARAPRDSAIAAVLLMDAQIDHVTGLLMLREHRHALPLYATAAVLDDLGAAFPLTRMLSHFCGVQTHALPCDATPFTVPPLAGMRLTAVPLQSKAPPYSPSRNAPRIGDNIGLRIEDCRSGRRAFYAPGLGSVDDRVFAELRDADAVLVDGTFWREDEMQALGFSAKAAADMGHLPLSGPGGMIEILDRLPAARKILIHINNTNPVLVEDSPERAELARHGIELACDGMEIAL; from the coding sequence ATGACAACCATCCGGGTACTGGGGTCGGCCGCCGGCGGCGGCTTCCCGCAGTGGAACTGCAACTGCCACAACTGCGACGGCGTGCGCCGCGGCACCGTGCGCGCCACGCCGCGCACGCAGTCGTCGATAGCGCTGTTTGGCGACGGGCCGGACGCGATCCTGGTCAACGCCTCGCCCGACATCCTGCAGCAGCTGCGCCAGACGCCGGCGCTGCAGCCGGCGCGCGCGCCGCGCGACAGCGCCATCGCGGCGGTGCTGCTGATGGACGCGCAGATCGACCACGTCACCGGCCTGCTGATGCTGCGCGAGCACCGCCACGCCTTGCCGCTCTATGCGACCGCGGCGGTCCTCGACGACCTTGGCGCGGCCTTTCCGCTGACCCGCATGCTGTCGCACTTCTGCGGCGTGCAGACGCACGCGCTGCCTTGCGACGCCACGCCGTTCACCGTGCCGCCGCTGGCGGGCATGCGGCTCACTGCCGTGCCGCTGCAAAGCAAGGCCCCGCCCTATTCCCCCAGCCGCAACGCGCCGCGCATCGGCGACAACATCGGCCTGCGCATCGAAGACTGCCGCAGCGGGCGCCGCGCATTCTATGCACCCGGCCTCGGCAGCGTCGACGACCGCGTCTTTGCGGAACTGCGCGACGCCGACGCCGTGCTGGTCGACGGCACCTTCTGGCGCGAGGACGAGATGCAGGCCCTCGGCTTCTCCGCCAAGGCCGCCGCCGACATGGGCCACCTGCCGCTGTCCGGCCCCGGCGGCATGATCGAGATCCTCGACCGGCTGCCCGCCGCCCGCAAGATCCTTATCCACATCAACAATACCAACCCCGTGCTGGTGGAAGACTCTCCCGAACGCGCCGAGCTGGCGCGGCACGGCATCGAGCTGGCCTGCGACGGCATGGAAATCGCGCTATGA
- a CDS encoding PQQ-dependent methanol/ethanol family dehydrogenase, whose product MRTLRAVMVATAVAAATASVAAQAAVTDAMIENDAKTPGDVLSWGMGPQGQRYSTLARINTKNVGNLVPAWSFSFGGEKQRGQEAQPLIHDGKMFVTASYSRIYALDLKTGAKLWKYEHRLPEGIMPCCDVVNRGAALYDNLVIFGTLDAQLVALDQKTGKVVWKEKLEDYAAGYSYTAAPLIVKGMVLTGISGGEFGVVGRVDARDAKTGQLVWSRPVVEGHMGYKYDKDGNKTEIGVTGAENASWPGETWKTGGAATWLGGTYDPATGLVYFGTGNPGPWNSHIRKGDNLYSASTVAIDPATGKIVWHYQNTPNDGWDFDGVNEFVTFDLDGKRMGGKADRNGFFYVNDARSGKLVNAFPFVRKITWASGIDLKTGRPDFISEGRPGDPAAVADAKKGKSVFAAPGFLGGKNQQPMAYSPQTGLFYVPANEWGMDIWNEPVSYKKGAAFLGAGFTIQPLNEDYIGALRAINPKTGKIVWEAKNGAPLWGGAMTTAGGLVFWGTPEGYLKAADARTGKELWKFQTGSGVVAPPVTWEDNGEQYVAVVSGWGGAVPLWGGEVAKRVNFLEQGGSVWVFKLHKS is encoded by the coding sequence ATGAGGACGTTACGAGCAGTGATGGTTGCCACGGCAGTCGCGGCCGCTACGGCCAGCGTGGCCGCGCAGGCGGCGGTGACCGACGCCATGATCGAGAACGACGCAAAGACCCCCGGCGACGTGCTGTCGTGGGGCATGGGCCCGCAAGGGCAGCGCTACTCCACGCTGGCGCGCATCAATACGAAAAACGTCGGCAACCTCGTGCCGGCGTGGTCGTTCTCGTTTGGCGGCGAGAAGCAGCGCGGCCAGGAAGCGCAGCCGCTGATCCACGACGGCAAGATGTTCGTGACGGCATCGTATTCGCGCATCTACGCGCTCGACCTGAAGACCGGCGCCAAGCTGTGGAAGTACGAGCACCGCCTGCCCGAAGGCATCATGCCGTGCTGCGACGTGGTGAACCGCGGCGCGGCACTCTACGACAACCTGGTCATCTTCGGTACGCTGGATGCGCAGCTGGTGGCGCTGGACCAGAAGACCGGCAAGGTGGTGTGGAAGGAAAAGCTGGAGGACTACGCGGCCGGCTACTCGTACACGGCCGCGCCGCTGATCGTCAAGGGCATGGTGCTGACCGGCATCTCGGGCGGCGAATTCGGCGTGGTCGGCCGCGTCGATGCGCGCGATGCCAAAACCGGCCAACTGGTGTGGTCGCGCCCGGTCGTGGAAGGCCACATGGGCTACAAGTACGACAAGGACGGCAACAAGACCGAGATCGGCGTGACCGGCGCCGAGAACGCCAGCTGGCCTGGCGAGACCTGGAAGACCGGCGGCGCTGCCACCTGGCTGGGCGGCACCTATGATCCGGCCACCGGGCTGGTGTACTTCGGCACGGGCAACCCGGGGCCGTGGAACAGCCATATCCGCAAGGGCGACAATCTCTACTCGGCGTCGACGGTGGCGATCGATCCGGCCACCGGCAAGATCGTCTGGCACTACCAGAACACGCCGAACGATGGCTGGGACTTCGACGGCGTCAATGAGTTCGTGACCTTCGACCTCGATGGCAAGCGCATGGGCGGCAAGGCCGACCGCAATGGCTTCTTCTATGTCAACGACGCGCGCAGCGGCAAGCTGGTCAACGCCTTTCCCTTCGTCAGGAAGATCACCTGGGCCAGCGGCATCGACCTGAAGACCGGCCGGCCCGACTTTATCAGCGAAGGCCGTCCCGGCGACCCGGCCGCCGTCGCCGACGCGAAAAAGGGCAAGTCCGTGTTCGCCGCGCCCGGCTTCCTCGGCGGCAAGAACCAGCAGCCGATGGCCTACAGCCCGCAGACCGGCCTGTTCTATGTGCCCGCCAACGAGTGGGGCATGGATATCTGGAACGAGCCAGTCAGCTACAAGAAGGGCGCGGCTTTCCTGGGCGCGGGCTTCACCATCCAGCCGCTGAACGAGGACTACATCGGCGCGCTGCGCGCGATCAATCCCAAGACCGGCAAGATCGTCTGGGAGGCGAAGAACGGCGCGCCGCTGTGGGGCGGCGCGATGACCACTGCCGGCGGCCTGGTGTTCTGGGGAACGCCGGAGGGCTATCTGAAGGCCGCCGACGCCCGGACCGGCAAGGAATTGTGGAAGTTCCAGACCGGCAGTGGCGTGGTGGCGCCGCCGGTCACGTGGGAAGACAACGGCGAGCAGTACGTGGCCGTGGTGTCGGGCTGGGGCGGCGCGGTGCCGCTGTGGGGCGGGGAAGTCGCCAAGCGGGTGAATTTCCTGGAGCAGGGCGGATCGGTGTGGGTGTTCAAGCTGCACAAGAGCTGA
- the pqqA gene encoding pyrroloquinoline quinone precursor peptide PqqA, producing the protein MTWTTPAYTELRLGFEITMYIANR; encoded by the coding sequence ATGACCTGGACCACCCCCGCCTACACCGAGCTGCGACTGGGCTTCGAGATCACGATGTATATCGCCAACCGCTGA
- a CDS encoding ABC transporter permease, whose amino-acid sequence MATVLIHRWRALRAVCGRELRKYLRQPGRLLSSLVRPLLWLLVFAAGFQNALGVAIAPPYETYIEYKVYVAPGLLGMIALFNGMQSSLAMVYDREMGVMRLLLTAPLPRGWLLGCKLVAGTVLSLLQMAGFLLVAMMFGIRFEPLHLLLASGAMALAALMLGALGLLLSVHVRQLENFAGTMNFVIFPMFFVSSALYPLWKLQESGAEIVYQLARFNPFTHAVEAIRFALYGQVAPVSLAVVAGCAAVFFALALHGYDPQRGMARRGQA is encoded by the coding sequence ATGGCCACCGTGCTGATCCATCGCTGGCGCGCGCTGCGCGCCGTCTGCGGGCGCGAGCTGCGCAAGTACCTGCGCCAGCCCGGGCGCCTGCTGTCGTCGCTGGTGCGGCCGCTGCTGTGGCTGCTGGTGTTCGCGGCCGGCTTCCAGAATGCGCTCGGCGTCGCGATCGCGCCGCCGTATGAGACCTACATCGAATACAAGGTCTACGTGGCGCCCGGGCTGCTCGGCATGATCGCGTTGTTCAACGGCATGCAGTCGTCGCTGGCGATGGTGTACGACCGCGAGATGGGCGTGATGCGCCTGCTGCTGACCGCACCGTTGCCGCGCGGCTGGCTGCTCGGCTGCAAGCTGGTGGCGGGCACGGTGCTGTCGCTGCTGCAGATGGCCGGGTTCCTGCTGGTGGCGATGATGTTCGGCATCCGCTTCGAGCCGCTGCACCTGCTGCTTGCAAGCGGCGCCATGGCGCTGGCTGCGCTGATGCTGGGCGCGCTGGGACTGCTGCTGTCGGTCCATGTGCGCCAGCTCGAGAACTTTGCCGGCACCATGAATTTCGTGATCTTTCCGATGTTCTTTGTCAGCTCGGCGCTGTATCCGCTGTGGAAGCTGCAGGAATCGGGGGCGGAGATCGTCTATCAGCTCGCGCGCTTCAACCCCTTCACGCATGCGGTCGAGGCCATCCGCTTCGCGCTGTACGGGCAGGTGGCTCCGGTAAGCCTGGCGGTGGTGGCAGGCTGCGCGGCGGTGTTCTTTGCACTGGCGCTGCACGGCTACGACCCGCAGCGCGGCATGGCCCGCCGGGGGCAGGCTTGA